A single window of Leptospira wolffii serovar Khorat str. Khorat-H2 DNA harbors:
- a CDS encoding integral membrane protein, PF10048 family, translated as MNEVTKNLIIGAALTGLFATGAIAENKTAPSEDSSKGECHGINSCKGTGDCGGKGHSCAGKNSCKGQGWISMTKKDCDSKKGNFKKS; from the coding sequence ATGAACGAAGTTACCAAAAACCTAATCATCGGAGCCGCTTTAACGGGCCTTTTCGCAACGGGAGCTATTGCCGAAAACAAGACCGCTCCATCCGAAGACTCCTCCAAAGGAGAATGTCACGGCATTAACTCCTGCAAAGGAACCGGAGACTGCGGTGGAAAAGGCCATTCTTGCGCGGGAAAAAATTCCTGCAAGGGCCAAGGATGGATTTCGATGACCAAAAAAGACTGCGATTCTAAGAAAGGGAATTTTAAGAAATCTTAA
- a CDS encoding DNA-binding domain-containing protein, with protein sequence MNPNEFRKEFSESIRGDSFSPILESLILPGGSLNTLQALKVYKEGYLARLIQALGEKFETVWRILGDDGFFEVCSEYILRFPSRTYNLSDYGERFPFFLKERFEEHAFISEIADLELKLSEIFHLSKNERFELQNAFHEANPEDLRLEFHESLQFLKYAHKILPLWKNRKSEESGGLPVYETQFVLIGKEGNDLLVREIGEWDWKFGRELSKGSSVLEAVESSGNPPNGIQSVSEFLSGLTRASLIRGIKIS encoded by the coding sequence ATGAATCCGAACGAATTCCGCAAAGAATTTTCGGAATCGATTCGAGGAGATTCCTTCTCGCCGATCTTGGAATCTTTGATCCTGCCGGGAGGATCCCTGAATACGCTCCAAGCATTAAAAGTTTATAAAGAAGGTTATTTGGCTCGCCTCATCCAAGCTTTAGGAGAAAAATTTGAAACGGTGTGGAGAATTTTAGGAGACGATGGATTTTTCGAGGTATGCTCCGAATATATTCTAAGATTTCCTTCTCGAACCTATAATTTATCCGATTACGGCGAGCGTTTTCCTTTCTTTCTAAAAGAGAGATTCGAGGAGCATGCTTTTATATCGGAGATAGCGGATTTGGAACTCAAGCTCTCTGAAATCTTTCATTTGAGCAAGAATGAAAGATTCGAATTGCAAAACGCGTTCCATGAAGCTAACCCTGAAGATTTGCGCTTAGAGTTCCATGAGTCCTTGCAGTTTTTGAAGTATGCACATAAGATTCTTCCTCTCTGGAAAAACAGAAAGTCGGAAGAAAGCGGGGGACTTCCGGTTTACGAAACTCAATTTGTTCTGATCGGAAAAGAAGGGAACGATTTACTGGTCCGGGAAATAGGAGAATGGGATTGGAAATTCGGAAGGGAATTATCGAAAGGAAGTTCAGTTTTGGAAGCGGTCGAATCGTCCGGAAATCCTCCGAATGGAATACAATCCGTTTCCGAATTCCTTTCCGGACTGACTCGGGCTTCTCTTATAAGAGGGATTAAGATTTCTTAA
- a CDS encoding LA_3751/LA_3752 family putative glycosyltransferase, with amino-acid sequence MKTLTIEKSFLLFCVLYFAALIFIKPWESIFSDQLLKFHQSYSMLKSGFSSENLIYPSLDIDPNYDYFLWKAPMVFRIGERMIGQYPIFLTLLVAPVLVFGWIPIVSIYLGTMNLISAYILKRFWNLSFFWILFAFFGTYIFLMGPELSEHPPLLLLELSGLTFFFRSRENRLNGSIAGLLLGIGVWLRLELIVFYALFWGAGWIVYGKDWWKKSFWTSVAFSLTVLALLLFHTLDYQHPIGPRYFQNFNTGKNEGTVWERAFNILVGEYSMPGLLLCLPVLIPLLILLLDKGLRQRIRKEFLHLAIVAYSFCLLIAFLAPNDGVSNWGPRYVGLALFPFVLTLHEIWTASGWKWKESKTNILFSVLIIYSFVMTVAGVVQYKKTAKEMRSIRSLYHSNEYRTSGVSTYLFLDEMLCGSSGQIYFRKRVLCVQDESDGVKMDRLLGEISKEEKGTKVAFISYGDGIKEYAAKLPKTDHRAMNEYREKVLSEAERKPLWLDRMNRLWKQGEIEKKGLWEYREYEIPEESK; translated from the coding sequence ATGAAAACTCTTACAATAGAAAAATCCTTCCTCCTTTTCTGTGTTCTTTATTTTGCCGCTTTGATTTTCATAAAGCCTTGGGAATCGATCTTTTCGGATCAATTATTAAAGTTCCACCAATCTTATTCCATGCTTAAATCTGGATTTTCTTCGGAGAATCTGATTTATCCTTCTTTGGATATCGATCCGAATTACGATTATTTTCTTTGGAAGGCTCCGATGGTTTTTCGAATCGGAGAGAGAATGATCGGACAATATCCGATATTCTTAACTCTATTGGTGGCTCCCGTTCTAGTCTTCGGTTGGATTCCCATCGTTTCCATTTATTTGGGAACGATGAATCTAATCTCCGCGTACATTCTGAAACGATTTTGGAATCTATCCTTCTTTTGGATCCTTTTCGCATTCTTCGGTACGTATATATTTCTCATGGGGCCGGAACTTTCCGAACATCCTCCTCTTCTTTTACTGGAATTGTCGGGTCTGACTTTCTTCTTCCGTTCCAGAGAGAATCGACTGAATGGAAGTATCGCGGGCTTACTCCTGGGAATAGGAGTTTGGCTAAGATTGGAGCTGATCGTTTTCTACGCTCTATTTTGGGGGGCAGGTTGGATCGTTTACGGAAAAGATTGGTGGAAGAAATCATTTTGGACTTCCGTAGCGTTTTCCTTAACGGTTCTCGCATTATTATTATTTCATACTCTCGATTATCAGCATCCTATAGGCCCTAGATATTTTCAAAACTTCAATACCGGCAAGAACGAAGGGACCGTTTGGGAGAGGGCTTTCAATATTCTCGTAGGCGAGTATTCGATGCCCGGACTTCTTCTTTGCTTACCGGTTTTAATTCCCCTCTTAATTCTATTATTGGATAAGGGACTTAGGCAAAGAATTCGAAAAGAATTTTTACATTTAGCGATCGTCGCCTATAGTTTTTGTCTTCTCATCGCATTCTTGGCCCCCAACGACGGAGTTTCCAACTGGGGACCTAGATACGTCGGGTTGGCATTATTCCCATTCGTATTGACTCTGCACGAGATCTGGACCGCTTCTGGATGGAAATGGAAGGAATCCAAAACCAATATTCTATTTTCAGTTTTGATAATATATTCTTTCGTTATGACGGTCGCGGGTGTCGTACAATACAAGAAAACGGCTAAGGAGATGCGTTCGATTCGCTCTTTGTATCATTCTAACGAATATAGGACTTCCGGCGTGTCCACATACTTGTTTCTGGACGAGATGCTTTGCGGCAGTTCCGGACAGATCTATTTTCGAAAACGGGTTCTTTGCGTTCAGGACGAAAGCGATGGGGTTAAGATGGATAGACTACTGGGGGAGATTTCGAAAGAAGAGAAGGGGACCAAGGTCGCTTTCATTTCTTACGGGGACGGAATTAAAGAATACGCCGCAAAATTACCGAAGACCGATCATAGAGCGATGAACGAATACAGAGAGAAAGTACTATCCGAAGCGGAAAGAAAGCCGCTATGGTTGGATCGTATGAATAGACTTTGGAAACAGGGTGAAATCGAAAAGAAAGGTCTTTGGGAATACCGCGAGTACGAAATTCCCGAAGAATCTAAGTAA
- a CDS encoding carbon starvation protein A, protein MLPLLAVLVCFLLYFLGYKFYSGFLAKSVFELKNTSGDTPAHKLNDGVDYLPTKPAVLFGHHYASIAGLAPILGPAVAVIWGWLPAMAWVVLGGIFVGCVHDFGALVVSVRNQGKSIGQVAQDLLGPRARSLFHAIIFFLVALAMGVFVIVLADMFSAPKAKPAPTAPVAQVQESAPNLKDHTHPTEVRVETPSSPIKLRSNFPEAVIPTVGIMLFAVIVGWLHYKKGASLGPLTFVSVALTLVVMVLGMDDSILTWTGLNDPNRSPSIPVWKILLLAYAFIASVTPVWLLLQSRDYINSFLLYIGIIAIYLGFFKGSIFGEFSSFNAEAIRSESVGMDIIPFVFITIACGAVSGFHALVSSGTTAKQLDREVDARAIGYGGMIGESLLGLTSVVACTIGFASAGEWAAFYKSWAGIQGLAPSVGAYIYGTGRFISQLGFGESFAQGFIALIVVSFALTSLDSATRLLRYNIEEIAESFRSEWIRKVMGDRYVSSILACVAIGFFAFLQIDQGGKKTTAGLALWKLFGTTNQLLAGLALLVVTVYLLYSKKKTWISFIPMVFVLSATLWAMVVNFYDFLFSPSPSYLLAGVGGFLIILTVWLLMEAVLAWRRFSKS, encoded by the coding sequence ATGTTACCCCTTCTCGCCGTTCTTGTTTGCTTCTTACTCTATTTTCTAGGTTATAAATTCTATTCCGGATTTTTAGCAAAATCGGTCTTCGAATTAAAAAATACGAGCGGGGATACTCCGGCTCATAAACTCAACGACGGAGTCGATTATCTTCCTACAAAACCCGCGGTTCTCTTCGGCCACCATTATGCATCGATCGCGGGACTCGCTCCCATTCTAGGACCGGCGGTCGCAGTTATCTGGGGTTGGCTACCCGCAATGGCATGGGTGGTCTTGGGCGGAATCTTCGTGGGTTGCGTTCACGATTTCGGAGCCCTGGTAGTTTCCGTAAGAAACCAAGGAAAGTCCATAGGACAGGTCGCGCAGGATCTACTCGGACCTAGGGCCAGAAGTCTATTCCATGCGATCATATTCTTCTTAGTGGCTCTTGCTATGGGAGTATTTGTGATCGTTCTCGCGGATATGTTTTCCGCTCCCAAGGCAAAACCCGCTCCGACCGCCCCCGTCGCTCAGGTTCAGGAATCCGCACCGAATTTAAAAGATCATACTCATCCAACGGAAGTCCGGGTGGAAACCCCTTCTTCTCCCATTAAACTCAGAAGTAATTTTCCGGAGGCTGTGATTCCTACAGTCGGGATCATGTTATTCGCAGTGATCGTAGGTTGGTTGCATTATAAAAAGGGAGCAAGCCTAGGACCTCTGACTTTCGTCTCCGTCGCTTTGACGCTGGTCGTCATGGTTCTGGGAATGGATGATTCGATTCTGACTTGGACCGGTTTGAACGATCCGAACCGATCTCCTAGCATTCCCGTATGGAAAATTCTACTCTTAGCTTACGCCTTCATAGCTTCCGTTACGCCTGTTTGGTTACTATTACAAAGCCGGGATTATATTAATTCTTTCTTATTGTATATAGGAATCATCGCAATCTATCTGGGTTTCTTCAAGGGAAGCATCTTCGGAGAATTTTCCAGTTTCAACGCAGAGGCTATCCGTTCGGAAAGTGTCGGAATGGACATCATTCCTTTCGTGTTCATCACGATCGCCTGCGGAGCGGTCTCGGGTTTCCATGCGTTAGTCAGCTCGGGCACCACCGCCAAGCAATTGGACAGAGAAGTGGATGCAAGAGCGATAGGCTACGGAGGAATGATCGGAGAATCCTTACTAGGACTCACTTCCGTGGTGGCGTGTACGATAGGATTCGCATCCGCAGGAGAATGGGCCGCCTTCTATAAATCCTGGGCGGGAATCCAGGGACTCGCGCCCTCGGTCGGCGCCTATATATACGGAACGGGAAGATTCATCTCCCAACTAGGATTCGGCGAATCCTTCGCGCAAGGATTCATCGCCTTAATCGTCGTTAGTTTTGCGCTCACTTCCCTCGATTCCGCAACCAGATTATTAAGATATAATATAGAAGAAATTGCGGAGAGCTTCCGATCCGAATGGATCCGAAAGGTTATGGGAGACAGATACGTTTCCAGTATACTCGCCTGCGTGGCGATCGGATTCTTCGCCTTCTTGCAAATCGACCAAGGAGGTAAAAAGACCACCGCAGGTCTTGCATTATGGAAATTATTCGGAACGACCAACCAATTGCTAGCCGGTCTTGCCTTACTCGTAGTGACCGTTTATCTCTTATATTCTAAAAAGAAAACCTGGATTAGCTTTATCCCCATGGTCTTCGTTTTGTCGGCGACCCTTTGGGCTATGGTGGTGAACTTCTACGACTTCCTATTCTCTCCTTCGCCCAGCTATCTGTTAGCCGGAGTCGGAGGCTTCCTGATTATTCTCACCGTTTGGTTATTAATGGAAGCGGTATTGGCTTGGAGAAGGTTTTCGAAATCATGA
- a CDS encoding DnaJ domain-containing protein gives MNARSYDQVRSSIEDVIFEIQSSSTDCEWFISAEKLIEILQLRREDYFKILYSLRGEAEYSSKGSHGFSQDRGDKLILLLEKIFKIEGIEAEFARAGVYFDDIYLDELRIFLREIILSKLEKHELDKDLLLLLISSTKKFEDAFDSYFDDKFDIARLADNGIAEYLELKSFSPDFGADVFLRNYFFQILNTKLFPLRQITSEYRDRAYYEIFGKFRQEEREKSKRKKAGFAGKKFRSGAVYFEDQETREHREFLGLSEDYSKADLRNKYKELIKKYHPDVNKEGLEMTQRIIASYNFLVMKDAR, from the coding sequence TTGAACGCTCGCAGTTACGACCAAGTCAGATCTTCTATCGAAGACGTAATTTTCGAAATACAATCCTCAAGTACGGATTGCGAGTGGTTTATCTCCGCGGAAAAGCTTATCGAAATTTTGCAGCTCCGAAGGGAGGATTATTTCAAGATTCTGTATTCTCTAAGAGGGGAAGCGGAATATAGTTCCAAGGGTTCCCACGGTTTCAGCCAAGACAGGGGTGATAAGCTCATCCTACTTTTGGAGAAAATCTTCAAAATCGAAGGAATAGAAGCGGAATTTGCGAGAGCGGGAGTTTATTTCGACGATATCTATCTGGACGAGTTACGTATTTTCTTACGAGAAATCATTCTCTCCAAGCTGGAAAAGCACGAGCTGGACAAGGATCTATTATTACTTCTCATTTCCTCCACGAAAAAATTCGAGGACGCGTTCGATTCCTATTTCGACGATAAATTCGATATCGCAAGACTGGCAGATAACGGTATCGCGGAATATCTGGAGTTAAAGTCCTTTTCTCCCGATTTCGGTGCGGACGTTTTCCTAAGAAACTATTTCTTCCAGATTCTGAATACGAAGCTTTTTCCTTTGCGGCAGATCACTTCCGAATACAGGGATCGGGCTTACTACGAGATTTTCGGAAAATTCCGCCAAGAAGAGAGGGAGAAATCGAAACGCAAGAAGGCCGGATTCGCCGGTAAGAAATTTCGATCCGGTGCGGTTTACTTCGAGGACCAGGAGACCAGGGAGCATCGGGAATTTCTGGGATTGTCGGAAGATTATAGCAAAGCTGACTTGAGGAACAAATACAAAGAACTTATCAAGAAATACCATCCCGACGTAAACAAGGAAGGCTTGGAGATGACCCAACGAATCATCGCTTCCTATAATTTTCTGGTCATGAAAGACGCTCGTTAA
- a CDS encoding YceI family protein: MKNKTLLVSGLLVLFALGSLQAGDYKIDSSHTGVGFKVKHLAIANVNGNFKEFSGKFGFDEKTNALTGLDVTIKASSINTNDSDRDAHLKKGDFFDVDKYPELTFKVANADIKKGGVSKVKGDLTIKGVTKPVVLNVKFLGSAKDPWGNQKLAFEAETKIKRTDFGLTWNKTLETGGVLVGEEVTIQIEGQAVPAAPAK, from the coding sequence GTGAAAAATAAAACCCTACTCGTTTCAGGCCTTCTAGTGCTATTCGCTCTAGGAAGTCTTCAAGCAGGAGATTACAAAATCGACTCTTCCCACACCGGCGTTGGATTTAAAGTAAAGCATTTGGCGATCGCGAATGTGAACGGAAATTTCAAAGAATTCAGCGGTAAATTCGGCTTTGACGAAAAAACGAACGCATTGACCGGACTGGATGTGACCATTAAAGCATCTTCCATCAATACCAACGACTCCGACAGAGACGCTCACTTGAAAAAAGGCGACTTCTTCGACGTGGATAAATACCCCGAACTGACTTTCAAAGTGGCCAATGCGGACATTAAGAAAGGCGGAGTTTCCAAAGTCAAAGGCGACCTAACGATCAAAGGCGTGACCAAGCCCGTAGTTCTTAACGTAAAATTCCTCGGATCCGCTAAAGACCCGTGGGGAAATCAAAAACTAGCTTTCGAAGCAGAAACCAAAATCAAAAGAACCGATTTCGGACTTACCTGGAACAAAACCCTCGAAACCGGCGGAGTTCTAGTAGGAGAAGAAGTTACGATCCAAATCGAAGGACAAGCGGTTCCCGCAGCTCCGGCGAAGTAA
- a CDS encoding DUF692 domain-containing protein has protein sequence MSKIGIGLRREHYAYLREGGKVRAGWFEAITENYMDSKGKPLEMLEFIRADHPIALHGVSLSVLGEKFPDDKYLKNWKELIERIQPFLVSDHLCWTESGDAHLHDLLPFPFTREFLDFASDRVDRIQNILGRQILLENVSTYLRFKNDSMSEWDFLGELSRRSGCGILLDINNIYVNSVNHGFPAEVYLDSVPWENVKQIHVAGYTDTGDFLFDTHSRPVSEGVWKLAARFSSKLRDLPILLEWDDEIPSFREVEEEAFKMNKILNAENRL, from the coding sequence TTGTCTAAGATCGGGATCGGACTACGAAGAGAACATTACGCCTATTTGAGAGAAGGCGGAAAAGTGCGCGCAGGCTGGTTCGAGGCGATCACCGAAAATTATATGGATAGCAAGGGAAAGCCTTTGGAGATGCTCGAATTTATTCGAGCCGACCATCCGATCGCATTGCACGGAGTTTCCCTTTCCGTATTGGGAGAAAAATTTCCCGACGACAAATACCTTAAAAACTGGAAAGAATTGATCGAAAGGATCCAGCCGTTTCTAGTTTCCGATCATCTGTGTTGGACGGAAAGCGGAGATGCGCATTTGCACGATCTACTCCCTTTTCCTTTTACCCGGGAATTTTTGGATTTTGCCTCGGATCGCGTAGACAGGATACAGAATATCCTGGGGCGACAGATACTATTGGAGAACGTATCCACATATTTGAGATTCAAGAACGATAGCATGTCAGAATGGGACTTTCTGGGAGAATTGTCCCGTAGGAGCGGATGCGGAATTCTATTAGATATAAATAATATATATGTAAATTCGGTAAATCACGGATTCCCTGCGGAAGTATATCTGGATTCCGTTCCTTGGGAAAACGTAAAACAGATCCATGTCGCAGGTTATACGGATACCGGAGATTTTTTATTCGATACTCACTCTCGTCCTGTTTCCGAGGGAGTCTGGAAATTGGCTGCACGCTTTTCTTCGAAACTACGGGATCTACCGATCCTTCTTGAGTGGGACGACGAGATTCCTAGTTTCAGAGAGGTAGAAGAGGAAGCGTTCAAGATGAATAAAATCCTTAATGCGGAAAATCGGTTATGA
- a CDS encoding YHS domain-containing (seleno)protein codes for MNKSYFFFFLFVLFVIDCSGRQLADPVFKDDGRTAIRGYDPVAYFLDSAPKAGKEDFKLHWKGADWKFSSKKNLEAFRKNPEGFAPQYGGYCAYAMRDGETYEIDPKAWKIVNGKLYLNYNEKVNGFWERDIPGNISKADAQWKNLPKIQR; via the coding sequence ATGAACAAGTCGTATTTTTTCTTCTTTCTTTTCGTTTTATTCGTAATCGATTGCTCCGGACGACAATTAGCGGATCCGGTATTTAAAGACGACGGTAGAACCGCCATCCGAGGATACGATCCGGTGGCGTATTTTTTGGATTCGGCGCCGAAAGCCGGTAAAGAGGATTTCAAACTGCATTGGAAAGGAGCGGACTGGAAATTCTCCTCGAAGAAAAATCTGGAAGCTTTCCGTAAGAACCCCGAAGGATTTGCCCCGCAGTACGGAGGGTACTGCGCATACGCGATGAGAGACGGAGAAACGTACGAAATCGATCCAAAGGCTTGGAAAATCGTGAACGGAAAACTCTATCTAAACTATAACGAAAAAGTAAACGGTTTTTGGGAAAGGGATATCCCGGGAAATATCTCCAAGGCGGACGCACAATGGAAGAATCTTCCCAAAATACAGCGTTAG
- a CDS encoding LIC_10450 family protein — MLSRQANDYIIVNSIDEIDPNKLSLAQLGTKYLDRNGNRYAVRFNKESRKAEIIRITLQKVSEIATHSKPKPSRSGTKSNPLDLDKLSNLLKNTKHPSADWIENLAEKTKQKTASEPTNSERSASAFLPTREPETVSESMESRISTPSSDNFDLSKVDLNISDAGFSSSPPGSSDVPIFIESLEAGSSRETKYIEDSVQQFQKIKERIESVLNNIRNSKIFEATGDPSDNKNIVGNLTREFDIEFFQKLEKILNYHKELTSYPRSITYYIAKYESGRKQALQSRTSDQEKLKLVIRWEMQEMLLALARKLKKMVLNCLNVLNTKNDNHLKQVPYNQQQMYKDARSALLYCSEDIGALLISLQKWADSEG; from the coding sequence ATGCTCTCTAGACAGGCCAATGATTACATCATAGTGAATTCGATCGATGAAATCGATCCGAACAAGCTTTCCTTGGCTCAACTGGGGACTAAATATTTGGACCGGAACGGAAACCGTTACGCTGTCCGTTTCAATAAGGAAAGTAGAAAGGCGGAAATCATCCGGATCACCTTGCAAAAGGTTTCGGAAATCGCCACTCACTCCAAGCCGAAACCCTCTCGCTCTGGAACCAAATCCAATCCCCTGGATCTGGACAAACTTTCGAATTTACTCAAGAATACAAAGCACCCCAGTGCCGACTGGATCGAAAACCTGGCGGAAAAGACAAAACAAAAAACTGCCTCTGAACCTACGAACTCCGAAAGAAGCGCAAGCGCATTCTTACCGACAAGAGAGCCGGAAACGGTTTCCGAGAGTATGGAATCCAGAATTTCCACCCCTTCTTCGGATAACTTCGACCTTTCCAAGGTGGACCTGAATATATCGGACGCAGGGTTTTCTTCTTCTCCTCCCGGAAGTTCGGATGTTCCCATATTTATAGAATCGCTCGAAGCAGGATCCTCTAGGGAAACCAAATACATCGAGGATTCCGTTCAACAATTCCAGAAGATTAAGGAAAGGATCGAGTCGGTCCTAAATAATATCCGTAATTCCAAAATCTTCGAAGCTACCGGAGATCCTTCGGACAATAAGAATATCGTGGGGAATCTCACCAGAGAATTCGATATCGAATTCTTCCAAAAACTGGAGAAGATTTTAAACTATCATAAAGAGCTTACCTCCTATCCCAGATCCATTACTTACTATATAGCCAAATACGAATCCGGAAGAAAGCAGGCCCTGCAATCCAGAACCTCCGACCAGGAAAAGCTCAAGCTGGTGATCCGTTGGGAGATGCAGGAAATGCTGTTAGCTTTGGCAAGAAAGCTCAAGAAAATGGTTTTGAATTGCCTAAACGTCCTAAATACCAAAAACGATAACCATCTGAAGCAGGTCCCCTACAACCAGCAGCAGATGTACAAAGACGCTCGCAGCGCCTTATTATATTGCTCGGAAGATATCGGAGCCCTACTTATCTCCTTGCAAAAATGGGCCGATAGCGAAGGCTAA
- a CDS encoding glycosyltransferase family 2 protein codes for MKLSIVIPCYNEKHTIKNILETVKKVPYKNKEIILVDDFSTDGTRELLQTAPFKKLVDQLVFHEQNQGKGAALRTGFKAAKGDIVIVQDADLEYDPFEIPEVIDPIYKGKADVVFGSRFMGGRAHRVVYYWHRLGNLFLTTLSNMFTNINLTDMETCYKAFRREVIQSIDIQENRFGFEPEITAKIAKIPDIRIFEVGISYYGRTYAEGKKIGWKDGFRAIYCILRYNLFR; via the coding sequence ATGAAACTATCGATCGTAATCCCTTGCTATAACGAAAAACATACGATTAAAAACATATTAGAAACCGTTAAAAAGGTTCCTTATAAAAATAAAGAGATCATTTTAGTCGACGACTTCTCGACGGACGGAACCAGAGAACTCCTTCAGACCGCGCCTTTTAAAAAACTGGTCGACCAGCTTGTATTCCATGAGCAAAACCAAGGCAAGGGAGCGGCGCTTAGAACCGGATTCAAAGCTGCAAAAGGCGATATCGTGATCGTCCAAGACGCGGATTTAGAGTACGACCCTTTCGAGATTCCCGAAGTAATCGATCCCATCTACAAAGGAAAAGCCGACGTGGTTTTCGGAAGTAGATTCATGGGCGGGAGAGCTCATAGAGTCGTATACTATTGGCACAGACTAGGGAATCTATTCCTGACTACTTTATCCAATATGTTCACGAATATCAATCTCACCGATATGGAGACCTGTTATAAGGCTTTCCGGAGAGAAGTGATCCAATCCATCGATATCCAAGAAAATAGATTCGGTTTCGAGCCGGAAATCACGGCTAAGATAGCCAAAATTCCGGATATCCGCATCTTCGAGGTGGGAATATCCTATTACGGACGCACTTACGCGGAAGGAAAAAAGATCGGATGGAAAGACGGATTCCGTGCGATCTATTGTATCCTAAGATATAATCTGTTTAGATGA
- a CDS encoding LA_3751/LA_3752 family putative glycosyltransferase, which produces MKISKNLRNLFGWIGILFCLILVFILTRPKYSTFEDAQLKSLQAYGLLSSALSSEALPYPGESLDPKLDFFPLENHIFIQGKPIGVFPIALAYIAVPILYLFGFGGLPYISLAGLVFILWQLRRFWNFSNSFLVIGLLGTYLFSLAVEYSEITIFLSLLSLSILFLFRRKYLYSGLFVGASVWFRHEGILYAASTLLSIWILEGFPPFPKSKRKLDSNTFKFLYGFLILFLAFLLFNWIRYSEPMGPRFSANFGQDAVMRSMPRFYLVIGFLFLNWKNNPFLIGFFLYMPFALYVLGSYIRSFGRLSERRKALILSTILFLFMVVFTAPNTGGIDFGPRYLSPAILPVLLLSRWLWIRKFSRLKKNAVKFLYSLSFAIPILLTVLGVATLIAGRKENETILNHLRNLNVDVYVFHNQSVVFFLERDYVLKKVFCSPTESGIYELLDRIRKEGKETTRVAFVQFKDDPITAYKLETPRKDPLTGSMIRPKPWNKETLDRGLSGRMSDLKFSPYKLFDIWVGSISEK; this is translated from the coding sequence ATGAAAATTTCGAAAAATCTGCGTAATCTATTCGGATGGATCGGAATTTTATTCTGCTTAATATTAGTTTTTATCCTAACGCGTCCTAAATATTCCACCTTCGAAGACGCCCAATTAAAATCCCTGCAGGCGTACGGTTTGCTTTCCTCCGCTCTCTCTTCGGAAGCTCTTCCTTATCCCGGAGAAAGTCTGGATCCGAAACTGGATTTCTTTCCTCTAGAAAATCATATTTTTATTCAAGGTAAGCCGATCGGAGTTTTTCCTATCGCTTTGGCTTATATAGCCGTTCCTATTCTTTATCTTTTCGGTTTCGGCGGGCTTCCTTATATCAGCTTAGCCGGACTGGTTTTTATTCTTTGGCAATTACGTAGATTTTGGAATTTTTCCAATTCCTTTCTGGTAATCGGCCTTTTGGGCACTTACTTGTTTTCTTTAGCAGTGGAATATTCGGAAATTACGATTTTCCTTTCCTTGCTTTCCTTGAGCATTCTATTCCTTTTCCGTAGGAAATATCTATATTCTGGACTCTTCGTGGGAGCTTCCGTATGGTTTAGGCACGAGGGGATTTTATACGCCGCGTCGACGCTTTTATCGATATGGATACTGGAGGGTTTTCCTCCTTTTCCTAAATCTAAAAGAAAGTTGGATTCGAACACATTCAAGTTCCTTTACGGATTTCTGATATTGTTCCTCGCCTTCTTATTATTCAATTGGATACGGTATTCCGAACCTATGGGGCCTAGATTTTCCGCGAATTTCGGCCAGGATGCGGTTATGCGATCCATGCCTAGATTCTATTTGGTAATAGGCTTCCTTTTTCTTAATTGGAAGAATAACCCTTTTTTGATCGGATTCTTCCTGTATATGCCATTCGCTCTTTACGTGCTCGGTTCCTATATTCGGTCTTTCGGAAGACTTTCGGAAAGGAGAAAGGCCTTAATACTAAGTACGATTCTATTTCTATTTATGGTTGTCTTTACGGCGCCTAATACGGGAGGAATCGATTTCGGTCCCCGTTATCTGTCGCCCGCGATCCTACCTGTACTCTTACTTTCCAGATGGTTATGGATCAGAAAATTCTCAAGGCTTAAGAAGAATGCGGTGAAATTCCTATATTCCCTGTCTTTTGCGATTCCGATTTTACTTACTGTTTTAGGCGTCGCTACCCTGATCGCAGGCAGAAAGGAAAACGAAACGATTTTGAATCATCTTCGGAATCTGAACGTAGACGTTTACGTCTTTCATAACCAATCGGTCGTCTTTTTTTTGGAAAGGGATTACGTTCTCAAAAAAGTATTTTGTTCTCCTACGGAGTCCGGAATTTACGAATTGTTGGATAGAATTCGTAAAGAAGGTAAGGAGACTACTAGGGTCGCATTCGTTCAATTTAAGGACGATCCCATTACCGCTTACAAGCTGGAGACTCCCAGAAAGGATCCTCTGACTGGATCTATGATCCGACCCAAGCCTTGGAATAAGGAGACGCTGGATCGGGGATTATCCGGGAGAATGAGCGATCTGAAATTCTCTCCTTATAAATTATTCGATATTTGGGTCGGTTCGATTTCGGAAAAATGA